Part of the Clostridiisalibacter paucivorans DSM 22131 genome is shown below.
AAAAAGGCATTTGAGAATCTAGATGATTCAACAAAAGAAAAAATAAAAGAATATATGACTGTCTTAGAAGAATTAATTAAAGAGTTGAATACATTAGTAGATGAAGATGCTGAAGCTTTTGATAAAGTTATGAAGGCATATAAGATGCCGAAAAATACCGAAGAAGAAAGGAAGGATAGAGATAATGCTATTGAAGAAGGAACAAAAATAGCATTAGAAGTACCTTTTAGAACGTGTAAAAAATGTCTGGCAGTTCTACAGACACAAGAAATGTTTTTAAAATATGGCAACAAAAATGCTGTAACCGATGTAGCAGTTGGAGCCCTTATGGCATATTCTGGATTAGAAGGGGCTATACTGAATGTCAAAATAAATTTACAAGGATTAAATGATGATAAATATAAAGCTAATATTAT
Proteins encoded:
- a CDS encoding cyclodeaminase/cyclohydrolase family protein, producing the protein MLIEKTIAEFVEDTSSKNPVPGGGSVSALAGSIGGALTTMVGNLTIGKKAFENLDDSTKEKIKEYMTVLEELIKELNTLVDEDAEAFDKVMKAYKMPKNTEEERKDRDNAIEEGTKIALEVPFRTCKKCLAVLQTQEMFLKYGNKNAVTDVAVGALMAYSGLEGAILNVKINLQGLNDDKYKANIMKQCKEMMNEGKKIKSYILSNVHNQF